In the Topomyia yanbarensis strain Yona2022 chromosome 3, ASM3024719v1, whole genome shotgun sequence genome, one interval contains:
- the LOC131689837 gene encoding TM2 domain-containing protein CG10795, with the protein MKSSGYSSMVVFLVAVIPVSLELEIDCSDLRMGQYLCPDPNVRHIDPKTQQLKGCTKENKARVWCLAVEGIVCSETKNASFTREMPCKWTNGYHFDTALLLSVFLGMFGVDRFYLGYPAIGLLKFCTLGFMFLGQLVDVILIATQVVGPADGSAYVIPYYGPGITVVRSDNWTYRLPQDNW; encoded by the exons ATGAAATCGAGTGGATACAGTTCAATGGTAGTGTTTCTCGTAGCGGTTATTCCCGTCAGTCTAGAGCTGGAAATCGATTGCTCAGATTTACGAATGGGACAATATCTGTGTCCAGATCCGAATGTGCGGCACATTGATCCTAAAACCCAGCAGCTTAAAGGTTGTACCAAAGAGAACAAGGCACGCGTGTGGTGTCTCGCTGTAGAGGGAATCGTTTGCAGTGAAACGAAAAATGCGAGCTTCACGCGGGAGATGCCTTGCAAGTGGAC TAATGGATATCACTTTGACACCGCTCTGCTGCTGTCGGTGTTCCTGGGCATGTTTGGCGTTGACCGATTCTACCTCGGCTACCCGGCTATTGGCTTGCTGAAGTTCTGCACCCTTGGATTCATGTTTCTCGGTCAGCTGGTAGATGTGATACTGATAGCAACCCAAGTTGTCGGTCCAGCGGATGGATCCGCCTATGTGATCCCGTACTACGGCCCGGGCATCACCGTCGTACGGAGTGATAATTGGACCTATCGGTTACCCCAGGATAACTGGTGA
- the LOC131688388 gene encoding facilitated trehalose transporter Tret1-like yields the protein MEFKKCDLSRYRNEYLAAVTATLSLVATVAAAGWSSPAIPALQREDSPIPITADQGSWIVSILSIGSLFGPIITSLCVDRYGRKLTLLLSVIPLTIGWVMITFAEHVSTIYAARFLHGISHGTVYSVAPIYLGEISSSAIRGSTGILVTVMAKLAFLLEYSIGPYVDFKTLARMSLTFPIVFLVLFSWMPESPYYLLAGDKHEAALASLCWLRRCDGQSEELYQEFNQMKTLIEKGRHNQTTIKELFKKMGGILLQKSNRKSLIIILVLSCGMQLTGINAILGYSQTIFSKLEMGLQAAELSIVLAAVQLLAVVIPTFAVDRAGRRPLLLISCGGSLLGLLICSIYFTLDAFGYSVQAFSWVPFLGTLGFIVAFALGLATVPFAILGEVFPKHIKANANAAFAIITSVVVFTVVKLFQVISDGVGTFVSFWIFSVCTAGSGALIYWIIPETKGQSLEAIQKTMLDIGGSKRRPLLCL from the exons ATGGAATTTAAGAAATGTGATCTATCCAGATACCGCAATGAGTATCTTGCAGCAGTCACCG CAACTCTTTCGTTAGTGGCAACCGTAGCAGCCGCTGGTTGGTCATCTCCAGCCATCCCAGCCCTTCAACGGGAGGATTCACCAATTCCAATAACAGCCGACCAAGGATCATGGATTGTATCGATCCTTTCGATTGGATCGTTGTTCGGTCCCATAATTACAAGTCTGTGTGTCGATCGCTACGGACGTAAACTCACTCTTCTACTGTCAGTAATTCCACTTACCATCGGATGGGTTATGATTACGTTTGCAGAACACGTTTCAACCATCTACGCTGCTCGTTTCCTGCACGGCATTTCACACGGAACCGTTTACTCAGTTGCTCCCATTTATCTAGGAGAAATATCATCCTCCGCTATTCGTGGTTCAACAGGAATACTCGTGACGGTGATGGCAAAGCTCGCTTTTCTGCTGGAATACAGTATTGGACCCTACGTCGACTTCAAAACCTTAGCGCGCATGTCTCTAACCTTTCCAATTGTATTTCTCGTACTCTTTTCATGGATGCCGGAATCTCCCTACTATCTACTTGCTGGGGACAAACATGAAGCCGCTCTCGCTAGCCTATGTTGGCTACGACGATGTGACGGTCAGTCGGAAGAATTGTATCAAGAGTTCAATCAGATGAAAACTCTCATCGAAAAAGGACGCCACAATCAAACAACAATAAAAGAATTAttcaaaaagatgggtgg tattctacttcaaaaatcaaatcgGAAAAGTTTGATAATCATCCTAGTACTATCATGCGGTATGCAGCTGACTGGTATTAACGCCATTTTAGGCTACTCGCAAACCATTTTCTCAAAGCTAGAAATGGGTCTACAAGCTGCCGAGTTATCCATCGTTTTGGCCGCTGTTCAGCTGCTAGCCGTGGTTATACCAACATTCGCCGTTGACAGAGCCGGCCGACGACCGCTATTACTAATATCCTGCGGTGGATCTTTGCTTGGGTTGCTGATATGCAGCATTTATTTCACTCTCGACGCCTTCGGATATTCTGTGCAAGCATTCAGTTGGGTACCATTCCTTGGCACACTGGGCTTCATCGTAGCGTTTGCACTAGGACTTGCAACGGTGCCTTTCGCCATATTGGGTGAAGTCTTTCCGAAGCACATCAAAGCCAATGCGAATGCGGCATTTGCTATCATAACTTCAGTGGTGGTATTTACTGTAGTAAAACTGTTTCAAGTTATATCGGATGGGGTTGGGACATTTGTTTCGTTCTGGATCTTCAGTGTTTGTACGGCTGGCAGTGGAGCGCTGATATACTGGATCATACCGGAGACGAAGGGACAATCACTGGAAGCGATACAGAAAACCATGCTTGACATAGGAGGATCCAAAAGAAGACCATTGCTGTGCTTATGA